A single genomic interval of Juglans regia cultivar Chandler chromosome 1, Walnut 2.0, whole genome shotgun sequence harbors:
- the LOC108987382 gene encoding NADPH-dependent aldo-keto reductase, chloroplastic-like — MRSNEVLLNCGITMPVMGLGTYSSENDRETTELAIHMALKMGYRHFDTAKIYGSEPAVGNALTEAILHGRVEREDIFVTSKLWGSDHHDPVSALKQTLLNMGMEYVDMYLVHWPVKLKPWACYAVPKEEDFEELEMESTWAGMEKCLDMGLCRCIGVSNFSSKKIEHLLNFASVPPAVNQVEMHPMWRQSKLRETCASHRIHVSAYSPLGGPGNIWGSTAVVDNPIIQSIALKHKATPAQVALKWGLSKGSSVIVKSFNQNRMKENMGSFDLKLDDQDFNDIDRLEEWKIMRGEFLVNETTSPYRTIQELWDDEI, encoded by the exons atgaggagcAATGAGGTGCTTTTGAACTGTGGCATAACAATGCCTGTCATGGGTTTAGGCACTTATTCCTCAGAAAATGATAGGGAGACAACAGAGCTAGCCATCCATATGGCTCTCAAG ATGGGTTACAGGCATTTTGATACTGCAAAAATATATGGTTCGGAGCCAGCTGTGGGCAATGCTTTGACAGAGGCAATCCTCCATGGGAGAGTAGAGCGAGAAGACATTTTTGTTACGTCTAAACTCTGGGGGAGTGATCACCATGATCCCGTTTCTGCACTCAAGCAAACTCTGCT GAACATGGGCATGGAATATGTGGACATGTATCTGGTGCATTGGCCAGTAAAGTTAAAGCCATGGGCTTGTTATGCAGTCCCAAAGGAAGAGGACTTTGAAGAATTGGAGATGGAGTCCACCTGGGCTGGGATGGAGAAGTGCCTGGACATGGGGTTGTGTAGGTGCATTGGTGTGAGCAATTTCTCCAGCAAGAAGATAGAACATCTGCTAAATTTTGCTTCTGTTCCTCCAGCCGTCAATCAG GTGGAAATGCATCCGATGTGGAGGCAAAGCAAGCTCCGTGAGACATGTGCAAGCCACAGAATCCACGTAAGCGCCTACTCACCACTCGGTGGGCCCGGGAACATATGGGGATCAACGGCTGTGGTTGATAATCCAATCATCCAATCCATTGCTCTTAAGCACAAAGCAACCCCAGCTCAG GTTGCTCTGAAATGGGGATTATCGAAAGGATCAAGCGTGATCGTCAAGAGTTTTAATCAAAATCGGATGAAGGAGAACATGGGGTCCTTTGATCTGAAGTTGGACGATCAAGATTTCAATGACATTGACAGGTTGGAGGAGTGGAAGATCATGAGAGGGGAGTTTCTTGTTAATGAAACAACAAGCCCCTACAGGACAATTCAGGAACTTTGGGATGATGAAATTTAA
- the LOC109020923 gene encoding uncharacterized protein LOC109020923 — MANDVWASGLSGVQKWKRGEASAIETLEKYKQASSKENFEVQQEAILVNKSRWIHPEADFVKVNWDASLIMKLSRMGMVMIIRDEDGETLLAACDSRRNVRTPEVAKCQALWKALQVCSDLNLQKVIFEGDAKAVIMAVKCEEDDLSVVGSLIDDIRKVFKDRKDWFLQFDYREKKLCCSYIGKGCLSFN; from the exons ATGG CAAATGACGTGTGGGCATCTGGGCTGAGTGGTGTTCAGAAATGGAAAAGGGGAGAAG CTTCAGCAATTGAGACACTGGAGAAGTATAAGCAGGCAAGCagcaaagaaaattttgaagttcAGCAAGAAGCAATACTAGTTAATAAGTCAAGATGGATTCATCCTGAAGCAGACTTTGTGAAGGTTAATTGGGATGCCTCCTTGATCATGAAGTTGAGTAGAATGGGGATGGTAATGATCATTAGAGATGAGGATGGTGAAACTTTGCTTGCTGCATGTGACAGTAGGAGGAATGTGAGGACACCAGAAGTGGCAAAATGTCAAGCTTTATGGAAGGCACTGCAGGTTTGCAGTGATCTTAACCTACAGAAAGTGATTTTCGAAGGTGATGCTAAGGCAGTCATCATGGCTGTGAAGTGCGAAGAAGATGATTTGTCTGTTGTTGGTTCTTTAATTGATGACATTAGAAAAGTTTTTAAGGATAGGAAAGACTGGTTTCTACAGTTCgattatagggaaaaaaaattatgttgctCATACATTGGCAAAGGCTGCCTTAGttttaattga